The following proteins are co-located in the Streptomyces sp. DT2A-34 genome:
- a CDS encoding cellulose-binding domain-containing protein produces the protein MPDLPTPQDATEAALFSECWDAVLSYADLCTAGSAAAKQLATEAFSTGIREAREAEAGTFRSAGRRPARLPRIPLLLTTVRATAAAWEESGQGHKLDPDLRLWLNSDKAARFTGPPLQRPIALRGLRDMQEPDAALLWLAEVEALPLHVVARRLGLDPAAVSEELAQVRGLFRDRCHRNHLDTPMDAQCRSYARLLDAVTRSTAADTPADLSRHLATCVQCAEAAACLRLHGGGLPGALAGGVIGWGGLAYLERRRRAAEVRLGAGRPDPADADAGPPDSGAHKARVVRNGLLVAAVLVSVLALAVSMMPAGSTGDGGTAGGDPSDRQPVADPGFSVPVTSATKPSSNSPEPSESGTKGDDAPGPKNPEPGPQGTTSSTAGEDDPDPSASEPATCSVEYDLVNEWPDGFQATVTVTTERALDDWRVAWSFRDGQKVGQMWDASFAQNGSRVTAEAADYNKTVPADGELAFGFLASWEGENSPGYDFALNGHDCTRAD, from the coding sequence ATGCCCGACCTGCCGACCCCCCAGGACGCCACCGAGGCCGCGCTGTTCTCCGAGTGCTGGGACGCCGTGCTGTCGTACGCCGACCTGTGCACGGCCGGTTCCGCCGCCGCCAAACAGCTGGCGACCGAGGCGTTTTCGACCGGCATACGCGAGGCTCGCGAGGCCGAGGCCGGGACCTTCAGGAGTGCGGGCCGCCGCCCGGCCCGCCTGCCCCGAATCCCCCTGCTGCTGACCACCGTACGCGCCACGGCGGCCGCCTGGGAGGAGAGCGGGCAGGGCCACAAGCTCGACCCCGATCTGCGCCTGTGGCTCAACTCCGACAAGGCCGCCCGCTTCACCGGCCCCCCGTTGCAGCGCCCGATCGCGCTGCGCGGACTGCGTGACATGCAGGAACCGGACGCGGCCCTGCTGTGGCTGGCCGAGGTGGAGGCGCTGCCGCTGCACGTGGTGGCCCGCCGGCTCGGCCTGGACCCGGCCGCCGTCTCCGAGGAACTCGCTCAGGTCCGGGGCCTGTTCAGGGACCGCTGCCACCGCAACCACCTCGACACGCCGATGGACGCGCAGTGCCGCAGCTACGCCCGCCTCCTCGACGCCGTCACCCGCTCGACCGCGGCCGACACCCCGGCCGACCTCTCCCGCCACCTCGCCACCTGTGTGCAGTGCGCCGAGGCCGCCGCCTGTCTGCGGCTGCACGGCGGCGGACTGCCCGGGGCCCTCGCCGGAGGTGTGATCGGCTGGGGCGGCCTCGCCTATCTGGAGCGCCGCCGCCGGGCCGCCGAGGTACGCCTCGGCGCCGGACGCCCCGACCCGGCGGACGCGGACGCCGGCCCGCCGGACTCCGGTGCGCACAAGGCGCGCGTCGTACGCAACGGCCTCCTCGTCGCCGCCGTACTTGTCTCCGTGCTCGCCCTCGCGGTGTCGATGATGCCCGCCGGCTCCACCGGCGACGGCGGCACCGCGGGCGGCGACCCGTCCGACCGCCAGCCGGTCGCCGACCCCGGCTTCTCCGTGCCGGTCACGTCCGCCACGAAGCCCTCCTCGAACTCCCCGGAGCCGTCGGAGAGCGGCACGAAGGGCGACGACGCGCCCGGACCGAAGAACCCCGAGCCGGGACCGCAGGGCACCACGTCGTCCACGGCCGGCGAGGACGATCCGGACCCGTCCGCGAGCGAACCGGCGACCTGCAGCGTCGAGTACGACCTCGTCAACGAATGGCCCGACGGCTTCCAGGCCACCGTCACCGTCACCACCGAACGGGCCCTCGACGACTGGCGCGTCGCCTGGTCCTTCCGGGACGGCCAGAAGGTCGGCCAGATGTGGGACGCGAGCTTCGCCCAGAACGGCTCCCGGGTGACGGCCGAGGCCGCCGACTACAACAAGACGGTTCCCGCCGACGGCGAGCTGGCCTTCGGGTTCCTCGCGTCGTGGGAGGGCGAGAACTCGCCGGGCTACGACTTCGCGTTGAACGGGCACGACTGCACGAGGGCGGACTGA